In the Thermus caldifontis genome, ACCGCCCCCATGCACCTTTCCGCCCTGGCGGCCAGGGAGATGGCCAAGGTGGGTGGGGGGGCCATCGTGAACGTGGCCAGCGTCCAGGGGCTCTTTGCCGAGCAGGAGAACGCCGCTTACAACGCTTCCAAGGGGGGGCTGGTCAACCTTACCCGGTCCTTGGCCTTGGACCTGGCCCCTCTGGGCATCCGGGTGAACGCCGTGGCCCCGGGGGCCATCGCCACGGAAGCGGTGCTGGAGGCCATCGCCCTTTCCCAGGACCCCGAGAAGACCCAAAGGGACTGGGAGGACCTGCATGCCCTAAGGAGGTTGGGCCAGCCGGAGGAGGTGGCGGAGGCGGTGCTCTTCCTGGCCTCGGAGAAGGCCAGCTTCATCACCGGGGCCATCTTGGTGGTGGATGGGGGCATGACGGCCAGTTTCATGATGGCGGGAAGACCAGTGTGATACCACCCCACCCTGGCTTGCGCCAGGGTGGGGGCCCCGGACATCCCACCCCGTCTTGGCTTGCGCCAGGACGGGGGCCCCGGATGGGCCTTTCTGTGGGGCTCATCTTGGGGGTGGGGTCTCGGTTTTACGTGGCGTGGTCCTTGTAGGGTTCTCCCCGCAGGTCGGAGATGAGGTGCACGGCCACATAAGCCCCGTCCCCTGCGCTCACGATGGCATGCCCCGGCACCTTGCCCCGGGTCACCCCAGCGGCATAGACCCGGGGGTAGCTGGTGCGCCCCATCTCGTCGGTGTCAATGTGGACGCCCTTTCGGGTTAGGCCCAGAAGGGAGGGCAGGGTGGGGTCCTTGTGGGTGCAAAGAAGAAGCCGTTCCGCTTCCACCATGCCCTCCTCGGTTTCCACCTCAAAGACCCCTCCCAGGTCCCGCACCCCCTTGACCACCCCTTTGCGGATCTCGGCC is a window encoding:
- a CDS encoding NAD(P)/FAD-dependent oxidoreductase; protein product: MWDVLVVGGGPSGLSAALFLARAGLKVLVLDGGHSKIKQVSRVPNYPGLLDEPSGEELLERLKEHARRYGAEIRKGVVKGVRDLGGVFEVETEEGMVEAERLLLCTHKDPTLPSLLGLTRKGVHIDTDEMGRTSYPRVYAAGVTRGKVPGHAIVSAGDGAYVAVHLISDLRGEPYKDHAT
- a CDS encoding SDR family NAD(P)-dependent oxidoreductase, which encodes MGLFEGKGVLVTGAARGIGRAIARAFAREGALLALCDLRPEGREVAEEVGGFFVQADLAEERDRVRFLEEAARALGRVDVLVNNAATSAPGSALTVKLPEWRKTLEVNLTAPMHLSALAAREMAKVGGGAIVNVASVQGLFAEQENAAYNASKGGLVNLTRSLALDLAPLGIRVNAVAPGAIATEAVLEAIALSQDPEKTQRDWEDLHALRRLGQPEEVAEAVLFLASEKASFITGAILVVDGGMTASFMMAGRPV